A window of the Pseudoalteromonas sp. A25 genome harbors these coding sequences:
- a CDS encoding YbaB/EbfC family nucleoid-associated protein, producing MFKGGMGNMMKQAQQMQERMQKAQEDIKNLEVTGEAGAGLVKVTMLGSHNVRRVEIDESLMEDDKDMIEDLLAAACNDAVRRVAEESEKKMSEITGGMQLPPGFKMPF from the coding sequence ATGTTTAAAGGTGGAATGGGTAACATGATGAAGCAAGCGCAGCAAATGCAAGAGCGCATGCAAAAAGCCCAAGAAGACATTAAAAACTTAGAAGTAACAGGCGAAGCTGGCGCAGGCTTAGTAAAAGTAACCATGCTAGGTAGCCACAACGTACGTCGTGTTGAAATTGACGAAAGCTTAATGGAAGACGACAAAGACATGATTGAAGACCTACTTGCAGCGGCGTGCAACGATGCCGTTCGCCGCGTAGCAGAAGAGTCTGAAAAGAAAATGTCTGAGATCACAGGCGGTATGCAATTACCACCTGGCTTCAAAATGCCATTCTAG
- the dnaX gene encoding DNA polymerase III subunit gamma/tau — translation MSYQVLARKWRPQTFHQLVGQQHVKQALVNALNEQRLHHAYLFTGTRGVGKTTIARIFAKSLNCDQGITSNPCGTCSSCQDIEAGKFIDLIEIDAASRTKVEDTREILDNVQYAPTRGRYKVYLIDEVHMLSKHSFNALLKTLEEPPQHVKFLLATTDPQKLPVTILSRCLQFNLNAMSQHDIIGQLTDILPKEQVTFETQALQALAKAADGSMRDALSLTDQAIAQTNGDLTLVAVQQMLGLMDSAHAITLLCAIISQDAETLMQAVDNIAVQNGNFVSVLDDLIALTHAMQLAQLVPQAARLSDFDPQDVTVLAQQIGPEKVQLYYQLLLNGKRDLQWAPEQKLGFEMLMLRLLAFEKTNIQSAPIDTASVAEPKANKVGNLRALLNKSSEVGSEQPKSATQAQNTVAAQPTQEEVVTPIAPEANEHVPQVSHKEQAVSQSDMPTSPNSDVQNDEYQQHQDYAAQYEHVMAQASEQGFATNEQQVKSTDIAPEAVEQAPQQQSVASNLADKEQQAQSAIARILQNRKISGAGQLLQGQEGEVKKPQARPAPINQTTPPVKKKVAFKERHKTKQENLAPELLEQIAPPTTNKVVEPQEPSIPVPEDFSSPISDIKFAHQQDEWAHLIKRMGLGGRMRQFALHSIFTKDGHTFNLEVDQSQQHLDSPMLRQKLTASLSEIYGYEVQLEICFAPGVIDSPYLIQQKIDADRYQQAVDVINSDPNIVQFVQEFDAAVDENTVQAL, via the coding sequence ATGAGCTATCAAGTCCTGGCAAGAAAGTGGCGACCGCAAACATTTCATCAGTTGGTGGGGCAGCAACATGTTAAGCAAGCGTTAGTTAATGCGCTAAACGAGCAACGGTTGCATCATGCTTACTTATTTACTGGGACTCGGGGCGTTGGTAAAACTACCATCGCCCGGATCTTTGCTAAAAGTCTTAATTGCGATCAAGGGATAACGTCAAACCCTTGTGGCACCTGTAGTAGCTGCCAAGATATTGAAGCGGGTAAATTTATTGATCTCATCGAAATCGATGCTGCGTCACGTACAAAAGTAGAAGACACCCGTGAAATTTTAGATAATGTTCAATACGCGCCAACTCGGGGCCGTTACAAGGTTTACTTAATCGATGAAGTACATATGTTATCTAAGCATAGCTTTAATGCTTTGCTGAAGACCCTTGAAGAACCTCCGCAACACGTTAAGTTTTTATTAGCAACCACCGATCCACAAAAGCTACCAGTAACTATTTTATCTCGGTGTTTGCAGTTTAACCTTAATGCGATGTCGCAACACGATATCATCGGCCAGTTAACTGACATTCTTCCCAAAGAGCAGGTCACATTTGAGACGCAAGCTTTACAAGCATTAGCTAAAGCAGCAGATGGCAGCATGCGTGATGCTCTGAGCTTAACCGATCAGGCAATTGCGCAAACAAACGGCGATTTAACATTAGTTGCGGTGCAACAAATGTTGGGCTTAATGGATAGCGCACATGCCATTACATTGCTTTGTGCCATTATCAGCCAAGATGCAGAGACGCTAATGCAAGCGGTTGATAATATTGCAGTGCAAAACGGCAACTTTGTTAGCGTTTTAGACGATTTGATAGCATTAACACATGCCATGCAGCTAGCACAATTAGTACCGCAAGCGGCTAGGCTGAGTGACTTTGACCCGCAAGATGTGACTGTACTTGCTCAGCAAATTGGCCCAGAAAAAGTACAGCTTTATTATCAATTGTTGCTTAATGGCAAACGAGATCTGCAATGGGCACCTGAGCAAAAGTTAGGTTTTGAGATGCTAATGCTGCGGTTGCTGGCGTTTGAGAAAACTAACATACAGAGCGCACCGATTGATACAGCGAGTGTTGCTGAGCCAAAAGCCAATAAGGTTGGCAATTTGCGTGCCTTGCTAAATAAATCTAGTGAAGTGGGTAGTGAGCAACCAAAGTCAGCCACACAAGCACAAAATACGGTAGCCGCGCAGCCAACACAAGAAGAAGTAGTTACCCCGATAGCGCCCGAGGCTAACGAACATGTGCCACAGGTAAGCCATAAAGAGCAAGCTGTGTCGCAAAGCGACATGCCAACAAGCCCAAACAGCGATGTTCAAAATGACGAGTATCAGCAGCATCAAGATTATGCAGCGCAATACGAACACGTGATGGCGCAAGCAAGTGAGCAGGGCTTTGCAACCAACGAGCAGCAAGTTAAAAGCACTGATATTGCTCCTGAAGCGGTTGAGCAAGCACCGCAACAACAGAGCGTGGCAAGTAACCTTGCAGATAAAGAGCAGCAGGCCCAATCGGCCATCGCACGTATTTTGCAAAACCGTAAAATATCGGGTGCAGGGCAATTGTTGCAAGGGCAGGAAGGTGAGGTAAAAAAGCCTCAGGCGCGCCCAGCGCCGATAAACCAGACGACGCCACCGGTTAAGAAAAAAGTTGCTTTTAAAGAGCGACATAAAACCAAACAAGAGAATTTAGCACCAGAGTTGTTAGAGCAAATAGCGCCCCCAACGACTAACAAAGTAGTTGAGCCACAAGAGCCTAGCATTCCAGTGCCAGAAGATTTTAGTAGCCCAATTAGCGATATTAAGTTTGCCCACCAGCAAGATGAATGGGCGCACTTAATTAAACGCATGGGACTTGGTGGTAGAATGCGCCAATTTGCCTTGCATTCTATTTTTACCAAAGACGGGCATACGTTTAATTTAGAAGTAGACCAAAGTCAGCAGCACTTAGACAGCCCAATGCTTAGACAAAAGCTAACCGCATCGCTTAGTGAAATATATGGTTACGAAGTGCAATTAGAAATTTGTTTTGCACCAGGGGTGATAGATTCACCCTATCTAATCCAACAGAAGATTGATGCCGACCGTTACCAACAAGCTGTTGATGTGATAAATAGCGACCCAAATATTGTGCAGTTTGTCCAAGAATTTGATGCAGCGGTCGATGAAAATACAGTACAGGCATTGTAA
- the apt gene encoding adenine phosphoribosyltransferase yields the protein MTQVNSSMIKDSIVTIPNYPKPGIMFRDVTTLMANPAAFKATIDCFVSEYKDKGFTKIIGTESRGFIFGAPLSYALGIPFIPVRKPGKLPREVISQAYQLEYGEDVLELHADAIVEGDKVLLVDDLLATGGTIEATAKLVARLGGDATDAAFVVSLPELGGEKRVVDMGINVLKLVEFEGE from the coding sequence ATGACACAAGTTAATTCGTCTATGATTAAAGACAGTATTGTTACTATTCCTAATTACCCAAAGCCGGGTATTATGTTTCGTGACGTAACAACGCTTATGGCAAACCCTGCCGCGTTTAAAGCAACGATTGATTGCTTCGTTTCAGAGTACAAAGACAAAGGCTTTACAAAAATAATCGGTACAGAGTCTCGAGGTTTTATTTTCGGAGCGCCTTTATCGTACGCCTTAGGTATTCCATTTATTCCTGTACGTAAGCCGGGTAAGTTACCACGAGAAGTTATCTCTCAAGCTTACCAGTTAGAGTATGGTGAAGATGTTTTAGAATTACATGCTGATGCGATTGTTGAAGGTGACAAAGTGTTACTTGTAGATGATTTATTGGCAACGGGTGGCACGATTGAAGCGACAGCTAAACTAGTTGCTCGTCTTGGTGGTGACGCAACTGATGCGGCTTTTGTCGTCTCTTTACCTGAACTCGGTGGTGAAAAGCGCGTGGTTGACATGGGTATCAATGTGCTTAAGCTGGTAGAGTTCGAAGGCGAATAA
- a CDS encoding HvfC family RiPP maturation protein, producing the protein MSFIDVQNAFMAHIRDPQNVSGPSHIEDRRLNIYRELFFNNIEGFVSSAFPVLKSLYNETDWQGLVRQFFVTHNCQTPYFLEISREFLLFLQFEYEPTPSDPSFMLELAHYEWAELDVAVCQSSDDYVPVYDLEQQALFFKDTARNLSYQFPVHQISADHLPTEPSAQPHYFVVYRDPQEEVAFLSSNPMTAMLLQIIEHTPGISFDDLVTQVHSQLPQFELAQLQAGAKQTLTAFVELGIIASKKRE; encoded by the coding sequence ATGTCTTTTATCGATGTGCAAAATGCCTTCATGGCGCATATTCGAGATCCGCAAAATGTGAGTGGACCAAGCCATATTGAAGACAGACGACTCAATATTTATCGAGAACTGTTTTTTAACAACATTGAGGGCTTTGTATCTTCAGCGTTTCCGGTGCTAAAAAGTTTGTACAATGAAACAGATTGGCAAGGTTTAGTTCGTCAGTTTTTTGTTACGCATAATTGTCAAACGCCTTACTTCTTAGAAATAAGTCGAGAATTTTTACTCTTTTTGCAGTTTGAATATGAACCAACGCCTTCTGATCCTAGCTTTATGCTGGAATTGGCGCATTATGAATGGGCTGAGCTTGACGTAGCGGTATGCCAAAGCAGCGATGACTATGTTCCGGTTTATGACCTAGAACAACAAGCTTTGTTTTTTAAAGATACTGCTCGTAATCTCAGTTATCAGTTTCCTGTGCATCAGATCAGTGCTGATCATCTGCCAACCGAGCCTAGCGCACAGCCTCATTACTTTGTGGTTTACAGAGATCCACAAGAAGAAGTGGCATTTTTGTCGTCTAACCCGATGACTGCAATGCTCCTACAGATCATCGAACATACCCCAGGTATTAGCTTTGACGATTTAGTGACTCAAGTGCATTCGCAACTACCACAATTTGAGCTTGCGCAATTGCAAGCTGGAGCCAAACAGACTTTAACAGCATTTGTTGAGCTAGGTATTATTGCCAGTAAAAAACGTGAATAG
- a CDS encoding HvfB family MNIO-type RiPP peptide maturase produces MQTNKLGSVGLGFRREMIDDFLTAPPPSADFFEVAPENWLKMGGKYGRQFKELTDKHRFICHGLSLSLGSPAPLDVEFVKSLKSFFKEHNILLYSEHLSYCSGDGHMYDLMPIPFTEEAVTHVAKRIGQVQDILERRIAVENVSYYAAPGQEMSEQAFTLAVLEQADCDLLLDVNNIYVNSINHGYDALEFLKAMPSERIAYGHVAGHYEEAQDLLVDTHGAPVCDPVWQLLAKAYQYHGVFPTLLERDFNIPSLDDLQNELMHIEGIQKQHHADEKGVA; encoded by the coding sequence ATGCAAACGAATAAACTTGGTAGTGTTGGTTTAGGGTTTAGACGTGAGATGATAGACGACTTTTTAACAGCGCCACCACCAAGCGCTGATTTCTTTGAAGTCGCACCAGAAAACTGGCTAAAAATGGGTGGCAAATATGGTCGTCAATTCAAAGAACTGACCGACAAACATCGTTTTATTTGTCATGGTTTGTCTCTTTCTTTGGGATCGCCGGCGCCATTAGATGTTGAGTTTGTAAAGTCTTTAAAGTCATTCTTTAAAGAGCACAACATTTTGCTCTACAGTGAACACCTCAGCTACTGCTCTGGTGACGGTCATATGTACGACCTGATGCCAATACCATTTACTGAAGAAGCGGTTACGCACGTTGCAAAGCGAATCGGCCAAGTGCAGGATATTTTAGAAAGGCGCATAGCTGTTGAAAATGTTTCTTACTATGCGGCGCCAGGACAAGAAATGTCAGAGCAAGCGTTTACCTTGGCGGTGCTAGAGCAAGCTGATTGCGATCTACTTTTAGACGTGAATAATATTTATGTTAACAGTATTAATCACGGCTATGATGCGCTTGAGTTTTTAAAAGCGATGCCTTCTGAGCGCATTGCATATGGGCATGTTGCTGGTCATTATGAAGAAGCACAAGACCTATTAGTTGATACGCACGGAGCGCCTGTATGCGATCCTGTCTGGCAACTTTTGGCTAAGGCTTATCAGTATCACGGTGTTTTTCCTACACTGCTAGAAAGAGACTTTAATATCCCTAGTTTGGATGATTTGCAAAACGAGCTCATGCATATTGAGGGTATCCAAAAGCAACATCACGCAGATGAAAAAGGGGTTGCCTAA
- a CDS encoding tRNA-dihydrouridine synthase: protein MKLILAPMEGVVDFKMRQLLTDIGGFDLCVTEFIRVVDLTLPRRVFTRYCPELFNNGKTRSGTPVRIQLLGQVPHVLAANARKAVMLGSHGVDLNFGCPAKTVNKSKGGAVLLKEPEQIYQIIKAVREAVPQEHVVSAKIRLGFDDDSNSTEIVDAVQSAGASSLAIHARTKRDGYKPPAYWEKIPPLLSRLRIPVVANGEIWQVEDALLCQQRSGCKDLMIGRGALAMPDLAAKIKAKVHQHSHNTLSWENVIYHILHSSMHQDPNVSEKYFSARTKQWLGYLKRQYPQAHELFDEIKTLKHKDDVVTVLEKYAKCPSLDSNHDNHLQS from the coding sequence ATGAAACTTATATTAGCCCCAATGGAAGGCGTTGTAGACTTTAAAATGCGCCAATTACTAACTGATATTGGTGGCTTTGATCTATGCGTGACCGAGTTTATCCGCGTTGTAGACTTAACTTTACCTAGACGTGTTTTCACAAGGTACTGCCCAGAGTTGTTCAATAACGGAAAGACACGCTCTGGGACACCAGTAAGAATTCAACTGCTTGGGCAAGTACCGCACGTGCTTGCTGCCAATGCAAGAAAAGCCGTCATGCTAGGGTCGCATGGTGTTGATTTAAACTTTGGCTGCCCAGCAAAAACCGTTAATAAGAGTAAAGGCGGAGCAGTTTTACTTAAAGAGCCAGAACAAATTTATCAAATAATTAAAGCCGTTAGAGAGGCTGTACCACAAGAACATGTGGTCAGTGCGAAGATCCGCCTAGGCTTTGACGATGACAGCAATAGCACTGAAATTGTTGATGCTGTGCAGAGCGCAGGTGCGTCAAGTTTAGCTATTCATGCACGCACTAAACGAGATGGCTACAAACCCCCAGCCTATTGGGAAAAAATCCCTCCCTTGCTATCTCGCCTTAGAATTCCCGTGGTTGCTAACGGTGAGATCTGGCAGGTTGAAGATGCACTGTTATGCCAACAACGAAGTGGCTGTAAAGATCTAATGATTGGACGTGGGGCACTGGCAATGCCAGATTTGGCTGCAAAAATAAAAGCAAAAGTACACCAACATAGTCACAATACGTTAAGTTGGGAAAATGTTATTTATCACATATTGCATTCGTCTATGCATCAAGACCCGAACGTAAGTGAAAAGTACTTTTCAGCCCGTACCAAGCAGTGGTTAGGCTACCTAAAAAGGCAATACCCTCAGGCTCATGAGTTATTTGATGAGATAAAAACGCTAAAACACAAAGATGATGTTGTTACAGTGCTTGAGAAATACGCAAAGTGTCCGAGTCTTGATTCAAATCATGATAACCATCTGCAAAGCTGA
- a CDS encoding conjugal transfer protein TraR produces MNSEQTRNFQDRLECELLSVRQALLNELKQSSQKFAGELAELLEQSSPSQWLDIAAKHINPLQYPDFQRLLKLEAALCQIDIGQFGYCCDCETQLDIADLSADPTIQRCHNCCEKNHQV; encoded by the coding sequence ATGAATTCAGAACAGACAAGAAACTTTCAAGACCGATTAGAGTGCGAGCTACTTTCAGTTAGACAAGCACTTTTGAACGAGTTGAAACAATCTAGCCAAAAATTTGCTGGTGAGCTTGCTGAGTTGTTAGAGCAAAGTTCGCCTTCACAGTGGTTGGATATCGCAGCTAAACATATAAACCCATTACAGTACCCTGACTTTCAAAGGCTATTAAAGTTAGAAGCTGCACTGTGCCAAATTGACATAGGTCAATTTGGCTATTGTTGTGACTGTGAGACGCAGCTAGATATTGCAGATCTATCCGCAGATCCAACCATACAGCGGTGCCACAATTGCTGTGAAAAAAACCACCAAGTTTAA
- a CDS encoding tetratricopeptide repeat protein, with translation MKHLRKATALALLMSLSGTVYTTAAVAAPDYAEIEKRKNAKTKIMGERTGKKVVKAFDLYNEDKIDEAIAELRDLDPSNDFDKATVNRYLGNMYAQKEQYDEAIKYIRAAIAPDALNFKDQADLFKLLGDLLVGTNKYQEAVKTYNDWMDFTGEEDPKVYARIAQAYYELKQYSKVVEPADKAIKLEEEPNKQYHMLKIGAFFELKKYKDAVKVAETLVKLFPEDPKMWTQLGSFYMQTEDYSDGLTVMEVAYSKGYFEKENHYKILSSYYSLNDIPYKAAIVFEKALKDGKVERTKQNITATASYYHQAKHLVDAAKYYEEAAKFDDDAELYRKAGSLLLTEQKFSAAVERLNKALELGTDREGSTYSDLAEAYLYQEKYKQAYQAIVKAQEDPRTRKFARGWATFIKDKAQRKGVKI, from the coding sequence ATGAAGCACTTACGTAAAGCAACAGCTCTTGCGCTACTTATGTCTTTGTCAGGCACTGTATACACTACGGCTGCAGTGGCTGCGCCAGACTATGCCGAGATTGAGAAGCGTAAAAATGCCAAAACCAAAATTATGGGTGAGCGTACAGGTAAGAAAGTAGTAAAAGCTTTTGACTTGTACAATGAAGATAAAATCGATGAAGCAATTGCTGAATTGAGAGATCTTGACCCTTCAAATGATTTTGATAAAGCAACGGTAAATCGTTACTTGGGCAACATGTATGCGCAAAAAGAGCAGTATGATGAGGCGATTAAGTATATTCGTGCTGCGATTGCTCCAGATGCGCTTAACTTTAAAGACCAAGCTGATTTATTTAAGCTATTAGGCGACTTGTTAGTTGGTACAAACAAGTATCAAGAAGCGGTAAAAACGTATAACGATTGGATGGACTTCACAGGTGAAGAAGACCCAAAAGTATACGCTCGTATCGCGCAAGCTTACTATGAGCTTAAACAGTACAGTAAAGTTGTAGAGCCTGCAGACAAAGCTATTAAGTTAGAAGAAGAGCCAAACAAGCAATATCATATGCTTAAAATCGGTGCCTTCTTTGAGCTTAAGAAGTATAAAGATGCAGTAAAAGTTGCAGAAACATTAGTGAAGTTGTTCCCAGAAGATCCAAAAATGTGGACACAACTTGGTTCTTTCTACATGCAAACTGAAGACTATTCTGATGGTTTGACTGTGATGGAAGTAGCATACAGTAAGGGCTACTTCGAGAAAGAAAATCACTATAAAATTTTGAGCAGCTACTATTCGCTAAACGACATTCCTTATAAAGCCGCAATTGTTTTTGAAAAAGCATTGAAGGATGGAAAGGTCGAGCGAACAAAGCAAAACATTACTGCGACTGCAAGTTACTATCATCAGGCTAAGCATTTAGTTGATGCGGCCAAGTACTATGAAGAAGCTGCAAAGTTTGACGACGATGCAGAGCTTTATAGAAAGGCTGGTAGCTTACTGTTAACAGAGCAAAAGTTCAGTGCTGCGGTAGAACGCTTAAACAAGGCGCTTGAACTTGGTACAGATAGAGAAGGGAGCACATACTCTGATCTAGCTGAAGCTTATTTATACCAAGAGAAGTATAAGCAAGCGTACCAAGCAATTGTTAAAGCTCAAGAAGATCCTCGAACACGCAAATTTGCGCGCGGTTGGGCGACGTTTATTAAAGACAAAGCTCAACGCAAAGGCGTTAAGATCTAA
- a CDS encoding energy transducer TonB, translated as MIRFLFSLIAGGAVTFGLFFFMSYLISGGADRAEDKKEQIVVEIMTSPPESEVQERKRVPPPPPPPPKQPPKPQPPQPENANPAAGAIGFNMPSIDLGGTSGGLSGPGEFGRDGDATPIVRIEPKYPVQAARDGKEGWVQLSFTINELGGVEDVEVIDAEPKRIFNREAIRALRKWKYRPKIVDGKPERQPGITVQLDFKLNQG; from the coding sequence ATGATTCGTTTTCTGTTTTCACTGATTGCAGGTGGGGCAGTTACTTTCGGCTTATTCTTTTTTATGTCCTATCTTATCTCCGGCGGAGCTGATAGGGCTGAAGACAAAAAAGAACAAATAGTTGTCGAAATTATGACGAGTCCACCTGAATCTGAGGTGCAGGAGCGGAAGCGTGTTCCGCCTCCGCCACCACCTCCACCGAAGCAGCCGCCTAAGCCGCAGCCGCCTCAGCCTGAAAATGCAAACCCTGCAGCAGGTGCAATTGGTTTTAATATGCCAAGCATCGACTTAGGGGGAACATCTGGCGGTCTGAGTGGTCCTGGCGAATTTGGTCGCGACGGTGATGCAACACCTATCGTACGTATTGAACCTAAATATCCGGTTCAAGCAGCGCGTGATGGTAAAGAGGGTTGGGTACAGCTTTCATTTACTATCAACGAGCTTGGTGGTGTTGAAGATGTAGAAGTTATTGATGCTGAACCAAAGCGTATTTTCAATCGTGAAGCTATCCGTGCTTTGCGTAAGTGGAAATACCGCCCTAAGATTGTTGATGGGAAACCAGAGAGACAACCGGGTATCACTGTTCAGTTAGACTTTAAACTCAATCAAGGTTAA
- a CDS encoding ExbD/TolR family protein: protein MARKQRFREEEDAAVDMTPMLDIVFIMLIFFIVTTSFVKEAGIEVKKPKAAQAQQTKNANVFIAIRENGEIWMDKRQVDVERVSANLESILAEQPTETVIIQADKGAKHGVVVKVMDQIKATDDGLKISIAGAK from the coding sequence ATGGCACGTAAACAACGTTTTCGTGAAGAGGAAGACGCAGCAGTAGATATGACGCCGATGCTAGACATCGTATTCATCATGCTGATCTTCTTCATCGTTACCACTTCTTTCGTAAAAGAGGCTGGTATTGAAGTTAAGAAGCCTAAGGCTGCTCAAGCTCAGCAAACTAAAAACGCAAACGTCTTTATCGCAATTCGTGAGAATGGCGAAATATGGATGGACAAGCGTCAAGTTGATGTAGAGCGTGTAAGTGCAAACCTTGAGAGTATTCTTGCTGAGCAACCGACCGAAACCGTAATTATCCAAGCGGATAAAGGCGCTAAACACGGTGTGGTTGTGAAAGTAATGGACCAAATCAAGGCAACTGATGATGGCCTGAAGATTTCAATAGCTGGAGCTAAGTAA
- a CDS encoding MotA/TolQ/ExbB proton channel family protein, whose protein sequence is MLVLMETWESIRDFVGTGGQVLYVVAIALFVMWVLMIERYWFLLAEYPKMKKDIVAKWDARQDTTSWYAHRIRDAWISEASEKLDERMLIIKTLVAMCPLIGLLGTVTGMISVFETMATQGTGNARLMASGISMATIPTMAGMVAALSGVFFSTRLEARAKMAKEQLIDSLPHH, encoded by the coding sequence ATGCTAGTCCTGATGGAGACCTGGGAATCTATCAGGGATTTTGTTGGCACCGGCGGCCAAGTTTTATACGTGGTCGCGATAGCACTCTTTGTTATGTGGGTTTTAATGATTGAGCGCTATTGGTTCCTACTTGCGGAATATCCAAAAATGAAAAAGGATATCGTCGCTAAGTGGGACGCCCGCCAAGACACAACGTCTTGGTACGCACACAGAATCCGCGATGCATGGATTTCTGAAGCGTCTGAGAAATTAGATGAGCGTATGTTGATTATCAAAACATTGGTTGCAATGTGTCCACTAATCGGCTTACTAGGTACAGTAACAGGTATGATTTCGGTATTCGAAACCATGGCTACACAAGGTACCGGTAATGCACGTTTGATGGCATCAGGCATTTCAATGGCAACGATACCAACAATGGCAGGAATGGTTGCGGCACTGTCAGGTGTATTCTTTAGCACTCGCTTGGAAGCAAGAGCGAAAATGGCTAAAGAGCAGTTGATTGACAGCTTGCCACATCACTAG
- a CDS encoding MotA/TolQ/ExbB proton channel family protein, with amino-acid sequence MKKLFKGFAVAAALSVSAGAALNAHANTEALDKILQEVKQNRISEGKINKQREQEFLSSRANQQSLLNKAKSELAAEKARGERLNKEFKQNEITLAEKEVELANATGTLGEMFGVVRRSASEAIGSIEASLVSAEKPGRAEVLRSLAAAKELPTTRELEELWIAFQTEMTESAKVSTFEAQVAELSGETNVKQVTRVGNFNLVTKDGYVLYDAANKAITPLGKQPDGYVLKTVDSLLSTSAGSYTKFYVDPTRGSILRLNTQRATPEERWHQGDTVGYIITALLAVGALLALVRFLDLMMVGAKIKAQIKNINTPNTNNPLGRILKVYHDNKNQDVENLELKLDEAILRETPRIEAGINIIKILAAIAPLLGLLGTVVGMILTFESITLFGTGDPKIMAGNISLALVTTALGLIAALPLILLHAIVAGRSKSVLHILDEQSAGIVAAHAEKEKA; translated from the coding sequence ATGAAGAAACTATTTAAAGGCTTTGCAGTAGCCGCTGCACTATCTGTTTCTGCAGGTGCCGCGCTAAATGCACACGCAAATACAGAAGCTCTTGATAAAATCCTGCAGGAAGTGAAGCAAAACCGTATTTCTGAAGGTAAAATCAACAAGCAACGTGAGCAAGAATTCCTTTCTTCTCGCGCAAACCAGCAATCTTTACTTAATAAAGCAAAAAGTGAACTTGCTGCTGAGAAAGCTCGCGGTGAGCGTTTGAACAAAGAGTTCAAACAAAACGAAATCACGCTTGCTGAAAAAGAAGTTGAACTAGCTAACGCGACTGGTACTTTAGGTGAGATGTTCGGTGTTGTGCGTCGTTCAGCTTCTGAAGCTATCGGTTCAATCGAAGCATCACTAGTATCTGCTGAAAAACCAGGACGCGCTGAAGTACTTCGTTCTCTTGCTGCGGCAAAAGAACTACCAACTACTCGCGAACTAGAAGAGCTTTGGATTGCATTCCAAACTGAAATGACTGAGTCTGCAAAAGTATCTACTTTTGAAGCACAAGTTGCTGAACTAAGTGGTGAAACTAACGTTAAGCAGGTTACTCGTGTTGGTAACTTTAACTTAGTAACTAAAGACGGCTATGTTCTTTATGACGCAGCTAACAAAGCAATTACGCCACTTGGTAAGCAACCTGACGGTTATGTACTAAAAACTGTTGATTCGCTACTTAGCACATCAGCGGGTTCTTACACTAAGTTCTATGTTGACCCAACTCGTGGTTCAATCTTACGTTTGAACACACAGCGTGCTACACCTGAAGAGCGTTGGCACCAAGGTGACACAGTTGGTTACATCATCACTGCTTTATTAGCAGTAGGTGCATTGCTTGCGCTTGTTCGTTTCCTAGACCTAATGATGGTTGGTGCGAAAATCAAGGCGCAAATCAAGAACATCAATACGCCTAACACAAATAACCCACTTGGTCGTATCTTGAAAGTTTACCATGACAACAAGAACCAAGATGTTGAGAACCTAGAGCTTAAGCTTGATGAGGCGATTTTACGTGAAACGCCACGTATTGAAGCGGGTATTAACATCATCAAGATCTTAGCTGCGATTGCACCGCTACTAGGTCTATTAGGTACGGTTGTTGGTATGATCTTAACCTTCGAATCAATCACACTATTTGGTACTGGTGATCCGAAGATCATGGCAGGTAACATCTCTCTAGCGCTTGTAACTACAGCTCTAGGTCTGATCGCTGCTCTACCTCTAATCCTATTACACGCTATCGTTGCAGGTCGTAGTAAGTCTGTTCTACACATCCTTGACGAGCAAAGTGCAGGTATTGTTGCTGCACACGCGGAGAAGGAGAAAGCCTAA